A section of the Oryzias melastigma strain HK-1 linkage group LG14, ASM292280v2, whole genome shotgun sequence genome encodes:
- the msna gene encoding moesin a, with translation MPKTISVKVTTMDAELEFAIQPNTTGKQLFDQVVKTIGLREVWYFGLQYQDTKGFSTWLKLNKKVTAQDVRKESPMLFKFRAKFFPEDVSEELIQDATQRLFFLQVKEAILSDDIYCPPETAVLLASYAVQAKFADYNKEVHTTGYLNGEQLLPQRVLDQHKLNKEQWEERIQVWHEEHKGMIREDSMMEYLKIAQDLEMYGVNYFNIKNKKGTELWLGVDALGLNIYEQNDKMTPKIGFPWSEIRNISFNDKKFVIKPIDKKAPDFVFYAPRLRINKRILALCMGNHELYMRRRKPDTIEVQQMKAQAREDKNHKKMERALLENEKRKREVAEKEKEKIEKEKEELMERLRQIEEQTKKAQQELEEQTHKALELEQERKRAQLEAERLENDLKSAEEAKMALLQQSESQMKNQEHLATELAELTSKISLLEDAKKKKEEEADEWQQKATLVQEDLEKTKEELKNKVMVAHVQEPLNAENEHDENDESSAEASAELTAAATYKDRSEEERMTEAEKNERLQKHLLALSSELANARDENKKTVNDIIHAENMKAGRDKYKTLRQIRSGNTKQRIDEFECM, from the exons ATGCCGAAAACA ATTAGCGTGAAAGTCACCACAATGGACGCTGAACTGGAGTTCGCCATTCAGCCCAACACAACAGGGAAGCAGCTCTTTGACCAG GTGGTGAAGACCATTGGACTGCGAGAGGTTTGGTATTTTGGACTTCAGTACCAAGATACAAAGGGCTTCTCAACATGGCTGAAGCTCAATAAGAAG GTGACAGCTCAGGATGTGCGGAAGGAAAGCCCGATGCTGTTTAAGTTCCGAGCCAAGTTCTTCCCAGAGGACGTTTCAGAAGAGTTAATCCAGGATGCCACGCAGCGGCTCTTCTTCCTGCAGGTGAAGGAGGCGATCCTGAGTGACGACATCTACTGCCCCCCAGAGACGGCGGTGCTCCTCGCCTCCTACGCCGTGCAAGCCAAGTTCGCTGACTACAACAAAGAAGTCCACACGACGGGGTATCTGAACGGAGAGCAGCTGCTGCCTCAGAG AGTTCTGGATCAGCACAAACTTAACAAGGAGCAGTGGGAGGAAAGGATTCAAGTGTGGCATGAAGAGCACAAGGGCATGATTAG AGAGGACTCCATGATGGAATATCTGAAAATTGCTCAAGATCTAGAGATGTACGGAGTCAACTACTTCAACATCAAGAACAAGAAAGGAACTGAGCTGTGGCTGGGAGTGGACGCTTTGGGTctgaacatttatgaacaaaacgACAA AATGACGCCTAAAATCGGATTTCCCTGGAGtgaaataagaaatatttcctTCAACGACAAGAAGTTTGTTATCAAACCCATTGACAAAAAAGCTCCG GACTTTGTGTTCTACGCTCCCAGACTGCGCATCAACAAACGCATTTTGGCTCTGTGCATGGGCAACCACGAGCTCTACATGCGCCGTCGCAAACCGGACACCATCGAAGTGCAGCAGATGAAGGCTCAGGCCCGGGAAGACAAGAACCACAAAAAGATGGAGCG AGCTCTGCTAGagaatgaaaagagaaaaagagaggtTGCAgaaaaggagaaggagaagattgaaaaagaaaaggaagaactGATGGAGAGATTAAGACAAATTGAAGAGCAGACAAAGAAAGCCCAACAAG AGCTGGAGGAGCAGACTCACAAGGCTCtggagctggagcaggagagGAAGCGGGCCCAGTTGGAGGCTGAACGTCTGGAAAATGATCTCAAGAGTGCAGAGGAAGCCAAGATGGCGCTGCTGCAGCAGTCAGAGAGTCAGATGAAGAACCAGGAACATCTG GCCACAGAGTTGGCTGAGCTGACCTCAAAGATCTCCCTCCTGGAGGatgcaaagaagaaaaaggaagaagaggCGGATGAGTGGCAGCAGAAG GCTACCCTTGTGCAAGAGGACCTGGAGAAGACCAAAGAAGAGCTGAAGAACAAGGTGATGGTCGCCCACGTGCAGGAGCCCCTCAACGCGGAGAACGAGCACGACGAGAACGACGAGAGCAGCGCGGAGGCCAGCGCCGAGTTAACGGCTGCAGCCACCTATAAGGACCGCAGCGAGGAGGAGCGGATGACAGAGGCGGAGAAGAACGAACGCCTGCAGAAACACCTACTG GCTTTGAGCTCGGAGTTGGCCAATGCTCGAGACGAGAACAAGAAAACGGTGAACGACATCATCCACGCGGAGAACATGAAAGCGGGACGCGACAAGTACAAGACCCTCCGACAGATCCGGTCAGGAAACACCAAACAGCGCATTGACGAGTTCGAATGCATGTGA
- the LOC112139123 gene encoding N-acetyllactosaminide beta-1,3-N-acetylglucosaminyltransferase 3, with the protein MLRNSYKHVMERKISTKAAVLVFTVGFGAVYLSFFEPFVGIKPTFLQINLRKQKNDTTPANRSATNTHLWKCERDNSVTNISGFNSLPGHLKDFLHYQSCRHFPMLLDLPDKCGGPEGSADVFLLLVIKTLPVNYDRREVLRNTWAKERLQNGVWIRRIFISGTMDSGYEKKKLNRLLKMEQHKYNDILQWDFHDSFFNLTLKQILFLEWMETNCPHVRFLLNGDDDVFANTDNMVVYLQSLPGNNGSKHLFAGDVIYNPGPIRNPHSKYYIPVQVYKSNRYPAYCGGGGFLLSGYSASVIYKMSHSIPLLPIDDVYIAMCLEKAGLHPKPHLGIKTAGLRIPDRKADPYDPCFYRDMLLVHRFLSVNMYVMWQSLHQPHINCSLTTKM; encoded by the exons ATGCTCAG AAATTCCTACAAACACGTCATGGAAAGGAAAATTTCCACCAAAGCAGCCGTGTTAGTGTTCACAGTGGGCTTCGGGGCTGTTTACCTGTCATTTTTTGAGCCTTTCGTTGGCATTAAACCCACTTTCCTTCAAATTAACTTAAGGAAGCAGAAGAATGACACAACGCCAGCCAATCGAAGCGCTACAAATACACACTTGTGGAAATGTGAAAGGGACAATTCTGTCACCAACATCTCCGGCTTCAACTCTTTACCCGGGCATTTGAAAGACTTTCTGCACTATCAAAGCTGTCGGCATTTCCCCATGTTACTGGACCTCCCAGACAAATGTGGAGGACCTGAAGGTTCTGCAGATGTCTTCCTGCTCCTGGTCATCAAGACCTTACCGGTGAACTACGACCGCAGAGAGGTGCTGCGTAACACCTGGGCCAAGGAGAGACTTCAGAACGGAGTATGGATCCGGAGGATCTTCATCTCGGGAACGATGGATAGTGGCTACGAGAAGAAGAAGTTAAACAGACTGCTTAAAATGGAGCAACACAAGTACAACGACATCCTCCAGTGGGACTTCCACGACTCCTTCTTCAACCTCACCTTGAAGCAGATTCTCTTCCTGGAGTGGATGGAGACAAACTGTCCTCATGTTCGCTTCCTCCTAAACGGAGACGATGATGTCTTTGCCAACACAGACAACATGGTAGTGTACCTCCAAAGCCTGCCTGGCAACAACGGAAGCAAACATCTCTTTGCCGGTGACGTGATCTACAACCCCGGACCGATCCGAAATCCACACAGCAAATATTACATACCTGTGCAGGTTTATAAATCCAACAGGTACCCCGCCTACTGCGGCGGCGGGGGCTTTCTTTTGTCTGGCTATTCAGCTTCAGTCATTTACAAGATGTCGCACTCCATCCCCCTTCTCCCCATTGATGATGTATACATAGCAATGTGCTTGGAAAAGGCCGGACTTCATCCAAAACCCCACTTGGGCATCAAAACAGCCGGACTCCGCATTCCCGACAGAAAAGCCGACCCGTACGACCCCTGCTTCTACAGGGATATGCTTCTGGTCCACAGATTCCTGTCGGTCAACATGTATGTCATGTGGCAGAGTTTACACCAGCCGCATATTAACTGCTCGCTCACCACTAAAATGTAG